In Plasmodium cynomolgi strain B DNA, chromosome 6, whole genome shotgun sequence, the sequence GCATGTGAAGGAAAAGCTCGTCTAGCCACCACGAGAAAGACATCGTCAATTGTTTCAGATTAGCATTGTTCACGTGTGCGCTCGTGCGAGTCGATTAAACAATAGAGGGTGTGCCGTTCGACTACCGTTAGAGGCACTTCACCAACTAATTTCTCCACGTGTTTAGCGGCCATTGGTGTGTGCCTATACGCAGCGGATCGCACCTGTACGAAGTGGAGTACCAACTTACGCATCAATTTTTGTGTTCACCTCACCATTTGGACAGCCGCACCAGAGAGTGACTCCTCAATTtgtaggtatttttttttcccccccgcgcCACTTTGCAATTGCCTATATTGAGGGAACTGCCAAGAGGTCACCCCCTTAGGcgcttttccatttcgcgAGTAGCTGCGCTGAAGGAAGAACTAAGCGAGCGTGGCGAAACGCATCAGAAAGAAGGAGACCATCGAAGGGAAGAGCGCGACTTGGGTAGACAAAGCGAACGTGGCGAAACGATACTGAGCATAGGTAGAGGACACAATTCCCATCCCCGAATTTTGCACTGGAggcataaaatgaataatgaACGCAGAAACACGGTGTACAAGGGAAGAGGGTTCATCCTAAAGACAGCGAACAAAGAGTACTTAGAAAgcagcaacaaaaaaaagacaaagaaTACCCTCAATgataggagaaaaaatatttttaataaatacaaCCCAGTGGTATTACCCCTGTTaggaaattacaaaaataggAAGGGTGAGCAATCCGGGAAGAACGACATCAACCTGCTGAACGAGAGCGAAATAAATAGCTTTTTGCTGAGGAACAAAGCGTTTCGCCTTACATGGTCATGCATTATcgataaaatacaaaaagaaatagacATCCAgatttccaaaaatttgaGTAATGTGTTTGAGGAAATATATTCCTACTCAGTTTCGAACCATGAGTATCTGCCGCTGATTTTGATGACGGCGGGGACGAATGTAGCGGACCACGAGATAATCATCGATGCGCTGTCGTACGAGTTGAAGAAATGGAATTACAACAAGGGGGGTAGacgggggggaggagcagcaggaggcgGAGGAATTCACAGAGGAACCCATAACGGGGAAAGCGTCCATGCCGACACTATCGGTGCTAACGGCACTACCGGCACTGTCGCCACTCCAGCCGCTTCCGCCACTCCCCACTCTGGGTTGAACCTTTTGAAGTCTCTCAAGGGAGGAGACGAAGCATGGGGCGAATCGGACATGAGCAGCGGAGGGGGAAAGTCACCCCCCtcgggggaggaggaagaacagcatgggcagcagcaggaggagaagcagcaggATGGGGCACAAATCAAAGGCGATCATTCGTGGGTGAGTGCACACAAGGAGGGGGTAGAAGGACATAgtagggaaaagaaaaggcgcCTAAATGGAAGATTCGACGAGGATACTCTGAACCAATTCGAATCGTATGATGAGAATGATGTGTACTTGTGCTCTCTCAATTCAAGCACGTCAAATAATGTGAATGCGgctatttataatatatacagtCAGCTGTACAGGGAGTACAAGACGAGGGCATTTTTGGCTAGATACAGAAGAAAGAGGGGatcaaatggggagaagGATTACCCTGGTGAAGTTCGGGTGAGTCCTAGACGGATGGGCAGTAACGATTCGGAGGTTAGTCCTCGTAATGGAAAGAGGAGGGATATTTCATCTTGCCCATTTATTCCcaatggaggaggaggagaggggCACTCCTCCAATTATTACAAAGTGAGTAAAAACATGGTGAGCATAGACAAGCTGATCGAACTATATCGTCAGATGAGcgaaattgataaaaaaagggaaggagagaaaaacagTGAGAAGAGTATTGCTAGGTCGATGGATATGTGTGATATATACAGCCAAATGAGGGACCAAAATGACgattttttgttaactcATGCAGAGATGGCATTATATAGTAAACAAAATGATTACTTCGAAgatgggaggaaaaaagttCGAGTAATAATTCTGATCCATGATTGCGAGTATTTCAACATAAACGTACTGAATGGTATTTTAAAtgtgttaataaatttacgGATAGAAAACAAACTGTGTCTTAGTGTTATCCTGGGAGTATCGActccctccttcttcttcagcaGAATCACAACTCCAGACACGCAGAGTAAGCTACGCATTAAGACCATCGatattttgaataataaGCTCATTTGCGAGAGGGTGTGTGATGACTTGCTCTTCGGAGATACCTTGCCATTTATTCTAAATTTTCGAACAATGCATGCGATAAAGCTACTGCTGCATAAGAATAACCAATCGATTAGTCACTTGGTTCATATTTTGTACATCCTGACGAAGGAGTTTTATGACAATAActtgttttccttcttgtcCCTCCCGATTGGGTACTACTTGGGTGGTGGCCTCGGGGGGGGCGAACCCGCCACGGAGTACTCCCCGTACACCTTCGTGCGATCGAATCAGAAGTCATTCAGTGATTACGCCAAATTTGACATGAGGGCCCTCCACAGGAAGATCATATGCCTCTGCTACTCGGCCAACATTTACTACGCCCACTTGTCCTACCTGAAGCGGAAATATTCCTCTGTCCttgtgcaaaattatttcacTCTGCATGGGAAGGACTCCATAGTACACACCCCGACCAATTCTGACACGGAGATAGATAGCTTCACGCTGAAGAGGAAGGCCAACCGGGGTAGTGTTTCTCAGTCCAATCAGAAGAGGAAGAGTGTGAAGGATGAAGTTTCCAGGGGATGCACCCAACCGGGGGGTGACGGTACTGTCGCCGCTGGGGTCGCTGCTGGGGTCGCTGCCGGGGTCTCGAACTCGGTGGCAGGAAAAGAGGCGGAGGGGGACCCCTCGAGTGGGCATCAACCTGCATGGGAGAAGCGAACGAAGTGGGAGAACGACAACACTTTGGAGGCATCCGAATTTGCCTGCGCGGAGGGGAGCGACCCGAGTGCTCCACcgatggaaaaaaggaaaaaaaacatggacAGGAGAAGCCTGCTCGCGTGGCAATTCAAGGCGAGCACCATAAACTGGTGGTTTGACCACCCTTTCAAGGATCTGGTCTACTCgtaccaaaatgaaaaattgaaaagcaGTTTGAAGAGCGAAATAGACGCGCTGCTGGACAGTACAGATGAGAAGAACCTGAGCAATCTTCACGATGTGGACAGCGTGCAGGAGATTAACAAGTACCTCTGTGAGATGGCCTTACCTAGAGCTGTCCTTCAGCTCATAGAAAGGAAATACGCCTTCAACATAGCGATAAATCTGATCGATACGATTATTAAGTGTAAAACTGAATTCAGTAATTCAATAAAACGGGTAGATTATTTTAGGAGACTCTTCCTGAACTTTGAGAAGGTAAAGTGGAAAGATAATAGCAGCATCCTCTACATAGAAGAAATTTACAAGGTAGTCGaaaatgatgtaaaaaaatgtgtgagCTTTTTAATCGATATTGTCACTCCATATTGCTTCAAGAATCAGGAAGTGCTGCTAGACATCCTCAAACAGTTTAAGAATTACTACACGAGGGTATATGCTCTTGTGTATAACTTGGAGGATTACTTATTTTTGCTgaaggagaaagagaaagagaaggagaaggatcTCTTCACGAATGATGATTTTGCCAaatgctcctcctcctgcggAGGGtactccttttccttttctgtctACTACTCGTTGTTATTTAAGCTGGATGACTTGATAGAAATGGTTCGGACTTTCTTGAGTCAGCAGAGGGTAAATAGCCAAAGTGGAAGTACTACTACAGGTGCGGGAGGTGGTGATGATGTCGATGGGGAACAGTACTCGTACTCTCCTTTGATGGGGCACCGGAAAAAAGGCATGtctgagaagaaaaaggcgTACAAGAGATACCTGACCATCCAGAACAGCAGCTTGAAAAGAGGGTTGAGAGACGAGACAGAGAGGAGAGTGAATGTAGAAGACATCTCAAACTCGATAAACCTATTTTTACATGAATACCTGAGCATGCTTCTCCTACCTCCATTGTATTGTCACCCTTTGGCATACGAAATGGTGATGCACAAACCGGATAAAGAGTTTACAGATCTCATGACTAGGGATATAAAGACGGAGCTTCTCCAGACCCTATGCTACACGAATCCCTACAAGACGGGGAGCCTCATCTGTTCGTGCTGCTCCTTCCCGGAGAACTTAACCAATGCGGACATGAGCACGAACATAGTGGGCGACGGCAAGGTGTACCTTAACCCCTACTACGACAACGTTTCGACGCTGGAGGACTTGATTAACGTGTACCGGATTTACGAGCGCTGCAACAAGACGGTGGACCTGTATAACTTGTTTGTCCTCTTCGTCAACGTCAAGGTGGACGGCACCGCGGAGGGGGGGGCGGCGTCACCATCAGGATCACCATCAGCGGCACCGTCAGGGTCACCACTAAGCGCCGCTTCCCCAACAACCGCCGCTTCCCCGACGGGCGGCCCGCCTCTCTGCACGCAGATTCTGCAGGAGTACTACCTTAAGTTCATCATCGCCGTGAACACcttctgctcattttttaaaatcctAAAGCCCCCCAACGTTTCTGCCCTCCTGAACTACACAGAAAAGTGCGACAACGTTTCGGATGATGAGGCGGACGAGAGGGGTGGGGGACACGGCGGAGACGAATCGATCGGTAAGTTCATCGCCGACATTAGAAAGTCCCTACAGGGGTGCACGAGCAAGAAGTTGCTATTCGGGAAGCTGTACTATAACCAGACCATCGTGTCGCGCGAGATGCACTTGCAGAGACTGCTGATGCAGTACAATGCGGACTTCCGTAACGAGTTGCAGGGCGGGAACGAGCCCTCCGGAAAGCGCGCGCGGGTTTGACTTTGCAGCGGTGTTGTGCCGATTTGAGTGGGAGAGGTGGTCATTCGCGTGTTTCCATGGGAGAGGTGATCATTCGCGTGTTTCCATGGAAGAGTTGGctagcttctttttttttttttttttttttttttttgcgaccATGTTCATAACACTTACGTGACGAGCGAGgtcgattttttcttttttttcaagcacGACATGAACTTGAAATGGGAACGCATTTTTAATCCTGTGGTGTGCACGACGAGAAAGTTGGGGGAGGACCCCAAGCACAGTGGGGTTATaagttatttcttttatttcccccccatttgtgttACACTGTCCAAAAGGGCTAGCCATTCATCGGCATGCACAAAAAAGctactatttttattttgcattatgGAGGTTTCCCAGAGATATGTCGTGAGGCATGTCACTGGGGTGTGTGTATGTGGTGTCTATATCGCGCGTTAGCCGCCACTGCAATGTGCGTCCCTTTGGCATTTCCCCTTCgctggggaaaaaaaagacggcaaaaaggggggtaaacTGGCGCAAAATGGCGTTGCGATTCGCTTACGTAAAAAACACGAAAGGGGACCGCCACCCCGACTGTGACCGCCGCTTTCGGAGAGTGATCCTCCCCATTAGGACGTCCTCTCTATGCAATTGCGACATTTGAAGGGACCCCCGCATCCTGTCCGACCGCCTACTTTCAAAACTGCGATAACCTTTCGCCTACACGATTCACATGATAAGATTTCCTACGCAAACAAAATTGAGAGCACgattcgcattttttttttttttttttttgtgttgcgGGCAACTTCTCTGCCACGTGCGTGCCACCAAACAGTTCCTTTGCGATGAAGCGGAAAAGGTTCGCCTAATTTTGTGGGCGGGTGTCCCTTGCCCCTTGCCCCTTGCCCCTTGTCCCTTACCGCTTACCCCATACCGCTTACCCATTGTAGCCACCACATCAAGCACCgaaaacaaaaggagagGGCACCATtcggggaagaaaaattcccCAATCTGTCGCAAAAAAGGATCCATAcaacatataatatgtacatgcatatatgtatatttatatgtatatgttattttttttttttttttcctccatcgTATCGCCATACAAAAGTGAAGATAAAACACTATGCTCGCTCCGCCCCGTGagtagatttttttttttctccttttaaaCCGCATTTAAATGGAAAATCGACCAGCGtggaggcaaaaaataaaagagggACTGTTACCTCAATTGATGTATGAGCAAAGTGCCGACATGGAGAAAGCGCTTCGAGGACATATATGATATAgagtataatttttttttttttttttcctccatcgTCGTGCATTTTAGGCACAATAGGAACAGGAacagaagataaaaaatggcaactcCCAAAGGTATAGCTTCAACAAAATGTGGGCATGTCGTCGGGACGGCTAGCTTTGTCCCTGTAGTGCCAACTGGCCCATGTGCATCGTAGCGCCAAATTGCGAAATGTCCATTTTGCTACTTCCCATTTAGGACGGAAAAAGTCGGATAAAGAGAAAATCGATGAACCTTTCTCGGAACACAAGTAAGGAGGCCCAACATGAGGAGAGCATCCATGGGAGCTGCGACACTgcgcagtagcagcagtgaTGATGGTATCCCCAACCCTAATTAGATGATCACCCCAGGGACCATGCTTATTTACCCCCGAGAGGGAAATCCCAACTAAAGTGCACGTCCAACACTGGTTTGCGAACAGCTTAACGTTTTGCTTTCACCCCCACCATCTGTGCAGGGACTCGTCGAAGAAGTCCAGGAATACCCTGCAGGAGGACAAGGCTTTGAAACTGCGCGCGTGCTTGTCCTGCCGTTTGCTGCGCACGGAGGCGGAGGTGAGCACGGGCGCGGCCAATCGGCGTGACCAAGCGGTGCGACCAAGCGGTTTGACCAATTAGCCTGACCAATCAGCGTGATGCGGCGTTCGGCAGATTCGTTATGGCCTTGTCACATCTGCACCGCTATGCCGTCTCCACCCCACTGCCTACACCGCCGCTTCATCACCCCATTCTCAGTTCTACCAGAATGGCTGTAGTAACTGCAAGTTCTTGCAGATGGCCGGAGATCGGCACCGTATCCACGACTGCACGACAGAGAACTTCAATGGATTCATGGCGATAACCACCCCGACCAAGTCTTGGATGGCTCAATACAACGACCTGAGCAAGTACGCCCCGGGCTTCTACGCGTTGCAGGTGGTGGGAGAGTTACCGGAGTCCATAAGGGACTTGAAGTCGAACTATTAGGAGGAGTAACCATAAAGTGGGATATATCTCTTCCCTTCgcgtttgcttcttcattttttttagtgatCCCCCTAGATACGCGGCAACACCATAGCAGCTTTGTCACGCGCAAGGTGTGCAATTTGAACCGCTGTTCTTTGGAGTGCAATTTGAACCGCTGTTCTTTGAAGTGCCATTTGAACCGCTGTTCTTTGAAGTGCCATTTGAACCGCTGTTCTTTGAAGTGCCATTTTGAGAGGCTTCCAGTAGTTGAAAAGTTTTTCACCCCGCGGGGTGGAGAATCCATAACGCGCGCAGACCCTCCgtttaaaaatgtttggTGAGCTGTTCGTTCAGGGATTAACAGGAAAGGGGACGGTTGGTGCGGAGacggcaaaaaggggagaagcacggGTGACGTGAATGCTAAGGAAAGAGAAGCACGGGTGACGTGAATGCTAAGTAAAGAGAAGCACAAACGACGTGAATGCTAAGGAAAGAGAAACACAAACGACGTGAATGCTAAGGAAAGAGAAGCACAAACGACGTGAATGCTAGAGAAACACAGACGACGCGTGAACATCGtgggggcaaaaaaggacagaaaaaaaaaaatccccaacCAGGCGGCTGTAGAGCTTCTCCTTTCGCAAACAGATGGCTGCCACGATTCTCCTTCCCCAAGCTGGCGGCTGTAACGCTTCTCCCTTCCCAACCGGGTGGCTGCCacgcttctccttccccaAGCTGGCGCCTGCCACGCTTCGCCCAACCCCGCTAGCCCTTGCGCCTGGAGAGCCGCCACGCATTGGGTTCCTCATAGTAATTGTGCAGAGGCTCGATCTTCTCGCGTAGCTTAATTTTGGAgattttcttctcatcaGCAGGGATGAACAAATTGGGCGCCAGCTGAATCAGCCACTGGGGTTGTATAATAGTGCAGTCTCGAATGTATTCCTTGTTTGTGAGAACTAACTCATGGTATACAACGAACAGTGGGTTCTTGTTGAACAGAGTGGAAGAAGGATGGATAAAAACTTGTTGGTTTGTCAAAAGAGTAGTATACCCTTGCTGAGCATCCCTTTTACAAACATGACTAAAGTACCCCGAGCAAATGCTTTTACAAATACTTACATACTTAGCGGAGTCATTCCTACTTCGATTCTTTTCCACCTCATAATTATACCTCTCGAATATAGAAAGAATCTGTTTCCTCACATCTTGTGACCTTTTCAATGCCCTCgaatgtataaaattttcatgaCACCAATAATTAgagtaattattttctctccatttattgtatatattaagATAAGTAATTAAATCACCTTGTGGcatcaaaaatttatttttttttttatcagctAGTAGGGCCTTATTTTGAGgtctataaaaaatattttgaacaCTCAGCATACTAACTATGGTAACAACATCATCTGcacaattaaaatttatcgATGTCAATAATATTTTAGATAGGTTTGGTTCCATCGGAAaatttgacattttttttcccaacttgGTTAAGTACCCGTTGTCATCTAAAGCTCCCAGGTAGTATAAATTTTCCAAAGAATGGATAAGTGTGTCAACTGATGGAGAGTCCATAAAATCAA encodes:
- a CDS encoding transcription factor (putative); this encodes MATPKGRKKSDKEKIDEPFSEHKDSSKKSRNTLQEDKALKLRACLSCRLLRTEAEVSTGAANRRDQAFYQNGCSNCKFLQMAGDRHRIHDCTTENFNGFMAITTPTKSWMAQYNDLSKYAPGFYALQVVGELPESIRDLKSNY
- a CDS encoding hypothetical protein (putative) — its product is MNNERRNTVYKGRGFILKTANKEYLESSNKKKTKNTLNDRRKNIFNKYNPVVLPLLGNYKNRKGEQSGKNDINLLNESEINSFLLRNKAFRLTWSCIIDKIQKEIDIQISKNLSNVFEEIYSYSVSNHEYLPLILMTAGTNVADHEIIIDALSYELKKWNYNKGGRRGGGAAGGGGIHRGTHNGESVHADTIGANGTTGTVATPAASATPHSGLNLLKSLKGGDEAWGESDMSSGGGKSPPSGEEEEQHGQQQEEKQQDGAQIKGDHSWVSAHKEGVEGHSREKKRRLNGRFDEDTLNQFESYDENDVYLCSLNSSTSNNVNAAIYNIYSQLYREYKTRAFLARYRRKRGSNGEKDYPGEVRVSPRRMGSNDSEVSPRNGKRRDISSCPFIPNGGGGEGHSSNYYKVSKNMVSIDKLIELYRQMSEIDKKREGEKNSEKSIARSMDMCDIYSQMRDQNDDFLLTHAEMALYSKQNDYFEDGRKKVRVIILIHDCEYFNINVLNGILNVLINLRIENKLCLSVILGVSTPSFFFSRITTPDTQSKLRIKTIDILNNKLICERVCDDLLFGDTLPFILNFRTMHAIKLLLHKNNQSISHLVHILYILTKEFYDNNLFSFLSLPIGYYLGGGLGGGEPATEYSPYTFVRSNQKSFSDYAKFDMRALHRKIICLCYSANIYYAHLSYLKRKYSSVLVQNYFTLHGKDSIVHTPTNSDTEIDSFTLKRKANRGSVSQSNQKRKSVKDEVSRGCTQPGGDGTVAAGVAAGVAAGVSNSVAGKEAEGDPSSGHQPAWEKRTKWENDNTLEASEFACAEGSDPSAPPMEKRKKNMDRRSLLAWQFKASTINWWFDHPFKDLVYSYQNEKLKSSLKSEIDALLDSTDEKNLSNLHDVDSVQEINKYLCEMALPRAVLQLIERKYAFNIAINLIDTIIKCKTEFSNSIKRVDYFRRLFLNFEKVKWKDNSSILYIEEIYKVVENDVKKCVSFLIDIVTPYCFKNQEVLLDILKHLKRGLRDETERRVNVEDISNSINLFLHEYLSMLLLPPLYCHPLAYEMVMHKPDKEFTDLMTRDIKTELLQTLCYTNPYKTGSLICSCCSFPENLTNADMSTNIVGDGKVYLNPYYDNVSTLEDLINVYRIYERCNKTVDLYNLFVLFVNVKEYYLKFIIAVNTFCSFFKILKPPNVSALLNYTEKCDNVSDDEADERGGGHGGDESIGKFIADIRKSLQGCTSKKLLFGKLYYNQTIVSREMHLQRLLMQYNADFRNELQGGNEPSGKRARV